In Juglans microcarpa x Juglans regia isolate MS1-56 chromosome 4S, Jm3101_v1.0, whole genome shotgun sequence, a single window of DNA contains:
- the LOC121263658 gene encoding putative DUF21 domain-containing protein At1g03270: MLWLNALTLARTMFFSNDIVFEGDDIRFGTPWWFVYAGASCLLVLFAGIMSGLTLGLMSLGLVELEILQRSGTSTEKKQAAVILPVVQKQHQLLVTLLLCNACAMEALPLYLDKIFHPFVAVLLSVTFVLAFGEIIPQAICSRYGLSVGANFVWLVRILMIICYPIAYPIGKVLDAVLGHHDALFRRAQLKALVSIHSQEAGKGGELTHDETTIISGALDLTGKTAEEAMTPIESTFSLDVNSKLDWEAIGKILARGHSRVPVYSGNQKNIIGLLLVKSLLTVRAETETPVSAVSIRRIPRVPSDMPLYDILNEFQKGSSHMAAVVKVKGKSKNPQSTAEGEKFKEGKVANGNSQLTTPLLTDHDEKSGRVIIDIEKHPRPITNEHNVRPNGTAATNNLCHLSEDIEDGEVIGIITLEDVFEELLQEEIVDETDVYVDVHKRIRVAAAAAAVYSSVMRSPSNRKLIGQKPAGGQIRQGQSPK, encoded by the exons ATGTTGTGGCTGAATGCGCTAACCCTTGCTAGGACGATGTTCTTCTCCAACGATATCGTTTTCGAGGGGGACGACATCCGGTTCGGGACGCCTTGGTGGTTCGTCTATGCTGGGGCCTCGTGTCTGCTCGTCCTTTTTGCCGGGATCATGTCGGGCCTCACGTTGGGTCTCATGTCGTTGGGCCTCGTGGAGCTCGAGATCCTCCAGCGCAGTGGCACTTCCACCGAGAAGAAACAAGCCG CCGTTATTTTACCGGTGGTGCAAAAGCAGCACCAATTGCTTGTTACTTTGCTTCTGTGTAATGCTTGCGCGATGGAG GCCCTTCCCTTATACCTTGATAAGATTTTTCACCCCTTTGTTGCTGTTTTGCTGTCTGTGACTTTTGTTCTGGCTTTTGGAGAG ATTATACCACAAGCAATATGCTCAAGATATGGACTCTCTGTGGGTGCGAACTTCGTGTGGCTTGTGCGTATTCTGATGATCATCTGTTATCCGATTGCTTACCCTATTGGAAAG GTTCTGGATGCTGTTCTTGGACATCATGATGCTCTGTTTAGACGAGCTCAGTTAAAAGCCCTTGTCTCTATCCACAGCCAGGAG gcTGGTAAGGGGGGTGAACTCACACATGATGAGACAACAATTATCAGCGGAGCACTAGATTTGACTGGAAAG ACTGCAGAGGAGGCTATGACACCTATTGAATCAACATTTTCTTTGGATGTCAATTCAAAATTGGATTG GGAAGCAATTGGGAAAATTCTTGCACGAGGTCATAGCCGTGTCCCCGTCTATTCTGGAAATCAGAAAAACATTATTGGTCTCCTACTG GTGAAAAGTCTCCTCACAGTACGAGCAGAAACAGAAACCCCAGTCAGTGCCGTTTCCATTCGGAGAATTCCTAG GGTTCCATCAGATATGCCTTTGTATGATATCCTCAATGAGTTCCAAAAGGGAAGCAGTCATATGGCAGCTGTAGTGAAGGTTAAAGGAAAGAGCAAGAACCCTCAATCTACTGCTGAAGGGGAGAAATTCAAGGAAGGCAAAGTTGCCAATGGGAATTCTCAACTGACTACTCCCTTGCTAACTGACCATGATGAGAAATCGGGGAGAGTTATCATTGACATTGAGAAACATCCAAGGCCTATCACAAACGAACACAATGTTCGACCAAATGGGACTGCTGCCACAAACAACTTGTGCCATTTATCTGAGGATATTGAAGATGGGGAAGTAATTGGTATCATTACCCTGGAGGATGTTTTTGAAGAACTTCTACAA GAGGAAATTGTAGATGAGACGGATGTTTATGTTGATGTACATAAAAG GATACGTGTGGCAGCAGCTGCAGCTGCAGTTTATTCATCTGTAATGCGCTCTCCTTCAAATAGAAAATTGATTGGTCAAAAACCTGCT GGAGGTCAAATTAGGCAAGGGCAATCCCCAAAGTAG